ATTTCATGAATTTTGGCTATTTGAAGGTATTCCTTCCAAAGATCAGTATTTTTTTTGCCTTTGAAATCTTTTTTTACCCACTCTTTAAGCCATTCATTAATACTTTGAACCATTAAATTAGAATCTGTGTATAAATTGATTTTACAAGGTTCTTTTAGTGCCTTTAAGGCATTTATAATAGCCATTAATTCCATGCGATTATTTGTTGTATTTTCACATGATCCACTTTGTTCTTTTTTATGATTTTTATATACTAAAATATATGCCCATCCTCCAAAACCTGGATTATTCAAACAAGAGCCATCAGTATAAATTTCAATATTTTTCAAGCTTTTACCTCATAATAAATCTCACAAGTTTTAAATTCATAACAAAATGGACAATGATAAAAAAATAATGGACTTTGATTTTTACAATTACAACAAACATAAGTAAAACTAAGATTTGCTTTAAGTTTGTTATCATTTAAAATTTTTAAAATTTTTAATTTAGTATTTTTTATATTTATAGGTTTTGATTCTAAATTTTTAGCATAAAAAAATTCATGATACTTTTCATCTTCTACATTTAAAGCAACCAAACACTCATCAAGCAAGTCTATTATATTTTCAAATTTAGGCATTTGAGTAATTTTGTCTTTATAATGTAAAAAGCAAAGTCTTAATACGGATTCATTATTTTTAGCTAAAGCCAAACATTCTTTTATTTTTTCTTCTTCACTTTGCGAACTTGATTGAATTTTTAAAGCTTTAATCAGAGCTTTTTCTTCATATATATTATCCCCAAGCTCAAATAAACACTCTAAAACTTCTAAAACCCTATCATAATCTTTAAGTTTTAAATATACAATTTTTAAAAGTTTTAAACTTTCTTTATTGCGAGATTTAATTTTTAAAGAATTCAACAAAGCTTCCACGCTTCGCTCTAAAAATCCTGCTTTTAAGTAAACTTGAGCTAAAGAAAAAAATATGAATTCTTTTTGGGTTGCATCATTTGTTTTTTGCAAAGCAATCAAATAAATACCCACTGCTTTTTCAAATTCACCACTTTTAGTAAATACTTGTGCTAAAAAATTTAAATTTTCTATACTCAAGTTGGCATTTTTTAATATTTGCTGATGAGTAGAATTAATCTCAAATTTTTTTACAAAACGATCTAGTTTATTTTTTTGATCTTTATTAGTATAAATACGCCAAAGAAAATGCGAACTTGTGATTACAAACACCAAAGCAGTTAAAACCATAAGACCAAACAAAGGATCTCTATATTCTACAAAGAAAAAATCCATTATATTGCAACTTTAACTTTTAAATTTATAACAATTATAGCTAAATGCATATATAATTTTCTTTAAGGTTTAAAAATGATAGAACAAACAAGTATAGAACAACTTTTACAAAAAGCAGATATTGTTGATATTATAGCTCATTACATTGAAGTTAAAAGACAAGGCTCAGGCTATGTATGCGTGTGTCCTTTTCATGATGATAAAAACCCTAGTATGCATATAAATTCAGTCAAAGGGTTTTATCATTGTTTTGCATGCAAGGCTGGAGGTAATGTTTTTAAATTTGTAATGGATTATGAAAAATTAAATTTTATCGAAGCAGTGGAAAAAGTTGCCTCATGGAGTAATTT
The genomic region above belongs to Campylobacter peloridis LMG 23910 and contains:
- the rnhA gene encoding ribonuclease HI, producing the protein MKNIEIYTDGSCLNNPGFGGWAYILVYKNHKKEQSGSCENTTNNRMELMAIINALKALKEPCKINLYTDSNLMVQSINEWLKEWVKKDFKGKKNTDLWKEYLQIAKIHEIKAIWVKAHNGHELNERCDELARNAALKLQEERR
- a CDS encoding tetratricopeptide repeat protein, whose amino-acid sequence is MDFFFVEYRDPLFGLMVLTALVFVITSSHFLWRIYTNKDQKNKLDRFVKKFEINSTHQQILKNANLSIENLNFLAQVFTKSGEFEKAVGIYLIALQKTNDATQKEFIFFSLAQVYLKAGFLERSVEALLNSLKIKSRNKESLKLLKIVYLKLKDYDRVLEVLECLFELGDNIYEEKALIKALKIQSSSQSEEEKIKECLALAKNNESVLRLCFLHYKDKITQMPKFENIIDLLDECLVALNVEDEKYHEFFYAKNLESKPINIKNTKLKILKILNDNKLKANLSFTYVCCNCKNQSPLFFYHCPFCYEFKTCEIYYEVKA